The following is a genomic window from Nicotiana tabacum cultivar K326 chromosome 3, ASM71507v2, whole genome shotgun sequence.
AACATTGTCCCAAGGTCGGCCGTTGACGAACCTCAAGGGAGGAAACTCGACCATAGCCTTGTAGCCTCGAGGCTTCGAGATGATCTTCTGAGGTACCTCGATGACGAGGCCGATTTCATCATATACATACACATCTGGCTTTCTCAAGAGAAAAGGGAAGTTTTATATTGGCACAAATTGGGCCCTCAGACAGAAGTTGATTTCTACCTTTCATGACTCTCCAATGGGTGGTCACTTTGGACAGTTAGGGACCCTTATACGACTAGCACAACTGTTCTATTGGCCTGGAATGAAACAAAGGGTTATTGAGTTTGTGGCTAGCTCTGATGTTGTGTCAGAAGTAAGGATGACAATATGGCTTACCCAGGCTTGTTATAACCCCCCCCCCTATCCCTAGCTTGTTACAACCCCTTCCCATCCCTAATCAAGCTGGGAGCCATATTAGCATGTACTTCATTGCGGGGTTGCCTAAGTCTAGATATAAGGAAGTGATACTGGCGGTGATAGATAGAATGACCAAGTATGATCACTTCATAGGTCTTTTTCATCTCTATACTGCTGCAACAGTAGATGATGTATTTTCGAAAAGGGTGCATAACCTACATGGCACACCTGAACTTATTGTTACTGATAGAGACAAGGTCTTCCTGAGCAATTTTTGGCAGGCATTGTTCAAACTACTAGGGACTCAGTTACAGTATAGCCTATCACCCTCAAAGTGATGGCCAAATTGAGAGAGTGAATAAGTGTTTGGAGAACTACTTCAGATGCGTGAGTGCTAGCAGACCTACTCTTTGGAAGCAGTGGCGAAGTGTTGCAGAATGGTGGTACAACACCAACTTTCATACTAGCTTGAAATACAACCCCTTTGAAGCTCTGTATGGCTATTCTCCACCTCATCTATCCATTGGTCTATTGCTAGAGACCATAGTCCCAGTAGCTGAAGATGTTCTTATGAGAAGACAACAAATGCACCAACTGCTAAAGGATAATTTGTGCAAGGCACAGGAAAGGATGAAGTACTATGCTGACAAGAGAAGAACTGACAGGGAATTCCAAGCTAGTGACATGGTCTATTTAAAACTCCAGCCATATAGGCAAACTTCCATTGCCTTAAAGGAAGAATTGAAAACTAAGTTCTAAATACTATGGGCCTTATAAGGTGCTGGCTCGAAGTGGCAAGGTAGCATACAAGTTGGATTTGCCTCTGGAATCTAAAGTACATTATGTGTTTCATATATCCCTGCTCAAGAAGAAGGTTGGCAACAGAGTTGTTGTACAAACTGTATTACCTAGCACTAGTGAGGATGGACAATTTCTAGTCAAGCCAGTTGCAATCCTACAAAGGCAGATGGTGAAGAAGAATAATGCAGCAGTTGTCGAGGTGTTAGTGCAATGGTCCAACCTACAACCGGAAGATGAAACTTGAGAAGACTATCAGTTCCTTAAAGCGATATTTCCTGATTTTGATCCTCATCCTTGAGGTCAAGGATGGTTTGAAGGGGGAGGGTATGTAATGACCTTACCCATAAATATAACAAAGTAAACAAGTTAAGGCAACTGGGTTCGAACATAGGCAGACGTAATAAGAAGGAATAACTAACTTTCAAAAGGGACGGCCAGGCCACGATTAGATTTCCATGAATGAGCAACAAGGGACGAGATGTTGCCACGTCGACAGGTTGCTATATACCAAACGAAGAGAGAGAAGGAAAATAATGAACAACAAGTCTCACACTCCCTCCACTCTCCTCTCTCATTCTCttcctttctcttctttcctCCCAATTCTGACTCTCTTCTCTTCTTAATTTCTGCAGATTCCAATGGCTATGGTGACGACTTATCATTTAGATACCTTAGCTTAATTCTGCAATTTCCGATTTGTAGTTTGATATCCATTTTACGATTTTAAAAAATCTAGAAAATTGTTCCAATTGCTTGCATTTTCATTTTATTGCTTAGATCCATATCTGGATCCTGACAACAGAATTCTAGTTGCCAGTTACATAAAGTACATAGGTGGATTAGTTGAACAAGAATGGGTATAGCGATACCTGACATTTATATTATGAGTAGCAATATGTATAAATTTGTAATACAAAATCTTTAAAATGTTATGATCCAGTTACTTCTGAATCCAGTTTCATACAAGCTTTCATATCCTGTACCATAATGAATCGTATTGTCCTTTTTTCACTTCTTATGTAAACCTTGTTAGCAGAAGAGGTTCTTTGCTAAAAGGACCCTTAGATAAATGTTTGAACCtctaaaatttctaaaattcagaatataaacGAACTAAACGCAAGGACGTAAATGGTGTCTCCAAGCGCCAATCTCTTTGCTTTTTGCTTAGAGGAACACCTTTCCCTGCTTTTTCTCTATTCACTCTAACATCTGCTATGCCCCAAATACAAGCATTAGTTTCCAAATTGAAGGAGACAAGCCTGAGAACACCATCATGTTCAGATGATGATCCACCCTCAGCCACTTCATCACTAACATATTTTACATACATAGGACGATCCTTGAACCGGTCGAGATCTTGGGGAACCCGAATAACTCTCTCAACACCCGGTGATGATACCTGATAAATTTTTtcatatgcaaaagattgaaatgAATAGAGTTTcatcagaaaaagaagaaaaaaagatgtgATAAAATAAAGAAACTTTTAACATATGATTGCAAGAACGTAACATGCAGATATGATGTTTCGGGAGAAATGCAATTGTCTTGGGAAGTTTAGAAGCAATATAATTGTTTCCTTGGAAAGATTATTCACTCCCTTAAGTCTTAGAGAGAGCTAGAAACTTGGTCTTTTGTGATGACGAATCCTTCTAGATTGACATAGAATAACATCAAACTGGCAATGCAGACAAGGATTACCAACCTCAAGAGATATGTTATTTGGAATAGATCCATCTACCTCAGCCTCATCAAGCTTTTCTCTGTATCTTAATGAGAAAGCTTCAATATCCATCATACTAGGAGTACCTGACCTGCATGCATAATTTTGCACATCAAGACTACATATGGTATCTACAGAGTAACTTGAGGAAAcgtaaaaatagaagaaaagcaAAAGATATAACCACAGATGAATGGTGCAACAAAAGATACTGGATTAAGTGCACAGACGTAATAATGTTTGAATATTTGATAAGTCGCTAAACATGAATATATCATTCTAGAAAGAGCTGGGAGAGAGGACTTACTCAAAGATGCTAGACCATTGCAGTCTCTTCAAACAATCACATGACATCTTTTGGCTACTTATGTCTCAAACTTTATCATTTTCTTTTACATATGAGTGAAAGTAATTGTACTAATTATTCAGAAACTCTTAGGAACTTATTTTGCTAATCCAGAATGCCCAAGTAAGCAGGAAGATAGAAGGTAGAAAAGATAGTACGACGGTATTTAGAAGGAGAAAGATAGGAGGAGCCTAGTAACTCAATGGCACTACTAAAAGTTTTCATCTTATGGACAAAAGCTCCTTAATAAATAATGCATTTCAGTCGATCAGAAAACAATTGCAAATTAAGCCgtggaaacaaaaagaaaagaaacttttgacCTGCTTCTCCCTTCATCAGATAGAGGTTTTAACTGGATTTAATACGTGGTTCATGACATATATGCAACTAATAGTTGTCTCAAGCAAATGTCTGCAGCTTACTTATTTGTAAGTCTCTCCATTCGTACTTGAATGTTGGCATTTTTCAATGTTTTAAAGGCATAAATTCCTAATTCCCCATCAAATGATAGAGCAACTTCTTCTGCAAGTTCTAATGCTCTTTTGTCCCATGATGTCCCAGCCAGAGAGATCCCTCCTCCTCCCGATCCATCCCCAACCTTAAAACAGGAAAAAGGCTCACTATATGAAATTCACAAAGTGGTTATACtgaaaattaatgaaaattaaataCCATACAAGACTTGAAGTTTCTTGTAGAACTTACATAAAGCTCGGCGTCTTCCTCAAAATACTCTTCAAAGaccccatcatcatcatccacCAGGTCCTCTATCATTAAAAATTTAGGCATTCAACATTATTGTTTATTAAAACATAATACTTAACTCATTTGTTTCATCATGGACATCAGCTTACAGGATAAATCCTCATCTTCACTGCATGTGAAGTACTGTTTGCCAAGATGAGGAAACAACACTGTGATTTGAAATGTTTAATAGATGATATAATTACAAGCATCCACAAAAAATGCTAGAAGGAAAACAAGATAAATGTGATCGAGCacaattgttctcctcccaaaatGATTGACCTACTGTGCTTCCTAAAAATCAGTCAAAATAATACTACAATATTTGACTACTATTCTTAGATAAAGTTGCGAagatgaggatgctgagatggatgtgtggtcaTAATAGAAGAGAtaggattaggaatgaagatattcgagtgTTCTAAATAGCGCTCACCTCAGCGCTAATAGCGTGAGGCGTAGCGATACGAGCCTCCATCGCTTTTCTGCTGTGTAGTGTTGCGTTTTACAAATAGCGCTCGCCTCTGTGCCTGTGTAGCGAGAGGTGACACTGTAGCAAGATGCGACTATAGCGTcgcttttaaaaaaaaacagcGCAGGGATTAAAGAAAACGACTCGGGATTAGGGCTTCAAGCTTTAGAcatttctttcttcttcacgcTTCAAACAGCAGAGCAGCCACATCGATTTCCTTCTCCAGCAATAGCCACAGTGGTCGACCTAGCCACATCTCGAGTTTCTGCCATTTTCTTCTTCATCCAAGTCGACCCAGGTATGCTtctcttcttcttcgagtttcccttttttttcctttctccttcctttctttctttcttcctttttcttcctcttccCTTTTTGTTTTGGCTCTGTTTTTTATCGAGCAGCAGTCAACAGAACAGTcagttttttcttcctttttcttcttcttctcttcttctttttttcttttgctctGTTTTTTATCGAGCAACACCCTGTTTTTGCTCTGTTCTGACTTCTGTCCTTCTTTTTGTTCTTCagttcttcttctcttcttctttcttttttttgctctgttttttgtttttcatttcctTCACAGCTTCACTTTGGGCAGAGGCAGAGAACTTtatttcaaacctgaagaagaataGATGTTGTTTGTTTTAGTTTATGAATCTACTATGACTATCTATtgagtttttaatttttgaattgatatatatataattttattttttgaataaatTGTAGCTTCACATCAAAGAGGcgagcgcttcgcttctcgcCTCTCACCTCACTCGTTGCTATTTGTCGCCGCACCCATTGAAAACACAAAGATATTCGAGATAAGAAGGGAGTGGCTTGTGTGGTGGACAAGATACAGGAagcgaggttgagatggttcgggcacgtgaaAAGGAGAGGCACAGATgccccagtgaggaggtgtgagaggtttgCTATTGTGGGTCCTAGGAAAGGTAGAGGTAGGCCGACGAAATATTAGGGAGAGGTGATCACACAAGATATGGCACATCTTCAgtttaccgaggacatgacccttgataggagggtgtggagatcgaagattagggttgtaggttagtaAGTAGTGAGCGTATTTCCTTTCCAAACTTGTACTTCCTTCCATAACTGTAGCAAGTGTTATCCTCGTGATCCTTATTTTTAGATCGATATTATTACCTGATGTTTCCTttgtcatttttttcttctttttttggttgttgttacTATTTTGCTTACCATAGTTTTTTTGCCATAACTGCCGTGTTTTTGCTTTATTGAGCTGAGGGTCTTCCAGAAATCCTCTCTACcatcacaaggtaggggtaaggtatgcatACATACTAct
Proteins encoded in this region:
- the LOC107769416 gene encoding uncharacterized protein LOC107769416: MNLSTGWMTWSPNSAFLPISMDSSSNTSRISCHTHNPLWNMARRGRVCITVNAKKRSEPVFKPSVVEKVSLVDEAEDELLLEDEDLVDDDDGVFEEYFEEDAELYVGDGSGGGGISLAGTSWDKRALELAEEVALSFDGELGIYAFKTLKNANIQVRMERLTNKSGTPSMMDIEAFSLRYREKLDEAEVDGSIPNNISLEVSSPGVERVIRVPQDLDRFKDRPMYVKYVSDEVAEGGSSSEHDGVLRLVSFNLETNACIWGIADVRVNREKAGKGVPLSKKQRDWRLETPFTSLRLVRLYSEF